One window of Drosophila bipectinata strain 14024-0381.07 chromosome 4, DbipHiC1v2, whole genome shotgun sequence genomic DNA carries:
- the LOC122322086 gene encoding uncharacterized protein yields the protein MSDQLVIGGTVFPHKEIHKFTWTSPNGHTRNQIDHICISRKWRRSMMDVRNRRSATIDSDHELIIGELLIKLSHTVNRTTIRPPSINVQRLSDSNLSTRMATTLREQMTTQPLNHSWEQTCSILRSTAEEMLGTRQRRRTDWISAHTWELISKRNSQKSKADHDCRARDEHKELCKMVKKSARNNKRKFLDRLAENAESAANSNNIRSLYQIISQLTGSCHRRTQPVRDPDGRLLTDDEAQLQRWPSGVTEVLSLYGDQLHRTTEQHAR from the coding sequence ATGTCAGACCAACTGGTTATTGGTGGCACTGTATTCCCCCACAAGGAAATCCATAAATTCACATGGACCTCTCCGAATGGACATACTCGCAACCAAATCGACCACATCTGCATAAGTAGGAAATGGAGACGCTCGATGATGGATGTTAGGAATAGGAGAAGCGCGACTATCGACAGTGACCACGAGCTGATAATCGGAGAGCTTTTAATCAAGCTCAGCCACACTGTCAACAGGACCACAATAAGACCGCCTTCCATTAACGTACAACGGCTGAGTGACTCCAACCTATCCACCAGAATGGCCACAACGTTGCGTGAACAGATGACAACACAACCGTTGAATCACTCATGGGAACAAACATGCAGTATACTGAGGAGCACCGCGGAGGAGATGCTTGGCACCCGACAACGCAGGCGCACGGATTGGATATCAGCGCACACTTGGGAACTTATCAGCAAACGGAACAGCCAAAAGTCGAAAGCAGATCATGACTGCAGAGCTCGCGACGAACACAAAGAGCTGTGCAAGATGGTGAAGAAGTCAGCAAGaaacaacaaaagaaaatttctGGACAGGCTCGCTGAAAATGCAGAAAGCGCAGCCAACTCGAACAATATCCGCTCACTGTACCAGATAATTAGTCAACTGACCGGAAGCTGCCATAGGCGAACCCAACCAGTGCGGGACCCAGATGGAAGACTCCTTACTGATGATGAGGCACAACTCCAGAGGTGGCCTTCTGGAGTGACAGAAGTGCTGTCACTTTATGGAGATCAGCTGCACAGAACAACCGAGCAGCACGCAAGATAA
- the LOC138926912 gene encoding craniofacial development protein 2-like: protein MEKMQIAIAGISDVRWRGNGTTTTSSGNLVMDSETNDGGRSGVGIYVSKQYKQALISWSPVSDRIIIARFRCNARHITIVQGYAPTKDASDKIKDDFYNALTSSLTRIERGDIKILMGDFNAKIGPTTTDWKHSWADMVLAHAAIMETG from the coding sequence atggagaaaatgCAGATCGCAATCGCAGGAATCAGTGATGTGAGATGGAGAGGTAAcgggacaacaacaacatcaagcgGCAATCTAGTGATGGACAGCGAGACCAATGATGGAGGCAGGAGCGGAGTCGGGATATATGTGTCCAAACAGTACAAACAGGCACTAATTTCCTGGAGCCCAGTATCCGACAGAATCATCATTGCCAGATTCCGATGCAATGCTAGACATATCACCATCGTGCAAGGCTATGCCCCAACAAAAGACGCCAGCGATAAAATCAAAGACGACTTCTACAACGCCCTCACATCCTCACTCACTAGGATCGAAAGAGGTGACATAAAAATTCTCATGGGAGACTTCAATGCGAAAATCGGCCCAACAACAACGGATTGGAAACATTCATGGGCCGACATGGTGTTGGCACACGCAGCAATAATGGAGACAGGCTAA